A genomic window from Streptomyces sp. HUAS YS2 includes:
- the abc-f gene encoding ribosomal protection-like ABC-F family protein, whose product MFRVQLSDVTKRYDDRLVLDRVSLTVRSGERVGVVGDNGSGKSTLLRLLAGQERPDNGSVAVASPGGLGHLAQTLDLPGTASVGDAVDLALSDVRELERAIREAEAALDTTGDLDEYSALLAAYEARGGADADRRVETTLRQLGEHAPLDRTRPLGTLSGGQRSRLALAATLAADPELLLLDEPTNDLDDEAVAWLEERLRTHRGTVVAVTHDRVFLDRVTTTVLEVDHERRTVRRYGNGYAGYLTGRAAERARWEREYEEWRAETARYAALADSNIDRFSHIPRKAPAAFSGAGAFRARSRAHGAMSRIRAAREQLRRLTERPVAAPPEQLRFHADLAGEGAPVDLTGVRVDGRLRLDALHLDPGERLLVTGPNGAGKSTLLKVLAGELAPDGGTVSAPARVGMLRQDTALPDDPRTVAEAFGADRTDELLSLGLFAAGDLATPVRELSTGQRRKLELARLVTRPVDLLLLDEPTNHLAPGLVEELDAALAGYPGTLVIVTHDRRIREGFRGRRLELTAPVVANA is encoded by the coding sequence TTGTTCCGCGTCCAACTCTCCGACGTCACCAAGCGCTACGACGACCGTCTCGTCCTCGACCGGGTCTCGCTCACCGTCCGCTCCGGCGAGCGCGTCGGTGTCGTCGGCGACAACGGCTCCGGCAAGTCCACGCTGCTGCGGCTGCTCGCCGGCCAGGAGCGACCGGACAACGGCTCCGTCGCCGTCGCCTCCCCCGGCGGCCTCGGCCACCTGGCCCAGACCCTGGACCTGCCCGGCACTGCCTCCGTCGGCGACGCCGTCGACCTCGCGCTCTCCGACGTAAGGGAGCTGGAGCGGGCGATCCGGGAGGCCGAGGCCGCGCTCGACACCACCGGTGACCTCGACGAATACTCCGCGCTGCTCGCCGCGTACGAGGCACGCGGCGGCGCGGACGCCGACCGGCGGGTCGAGACGACGCTGCGGCAGCTCGGTGAGCACGCCCCGCTCGACCGGACGCGTCCGCTCGGCACGCTCTCCGGCGGTCAGCGCTCCCGCCTGGCGCTCGCCGCGACCCTCGCCGCCGACCCCGAGCTGCTGCTGCTCGACGAGCCGACCAACGACCTCGACGACGAGGCGGTGGCCTGGCTGGAGGAGCGGCTGCGCACGCACCGGGGGACGGTCGTCGCCGTCACCCACGACCGGGTCTTCCTCGACCGGGTCACCACGACCGTCCTGGAGGTGGACCACGAGCGGCGCACGGTACGCCGGTACGGCAACGGCTACGCCGGCTACCTGACCGGCCGTGCCGCCGAACGGGCCCGCTGGGAACGGGAGTACGAGGAGTGGCGGGCGGAGACCGCCCGGTACGCGGCGCTCGCCGACAGCAACATCGACCGCTTCTCGCACATCCCGCGCAAGGCCCCGGCGGCCTTCAGCGGCGCGGGCGCGTTCCGGGCCCGGTCACGGGCGCACGGCGCGATGAGCCGGATCCGGGCGGCGCGCGAGCAGCTGCGGCGGCTCACCGAGCGCCCGGTCGCCGCACCGCCGGAGCAGCTGCGGTTCCACGCGGACCTCGCGGGCGAGGGAGCGCCCGTCGACCTCACCGGCGTACGGGTGGACGGGCGGCTGCGCCTGGACGCGCTGCACCTGGACCCCGGCGAGCGGCTCCTGGTCACCGGGCCGAACGGCGCGGGCAAGTCCACCCTGCTCAAGGTCCTCGCCGGCGAACTCGCCCCGGACGGCGGCACGGTGTCCGCCCCGGCCAGGGTCGGGATGCTCCGGCAGGACACCGCCCTGCCCGACGATCCGCGCACGGTCGCCGAGGCGTTCGGCGCCGACCGGACGGACGAGCTGCTGTCCCTCGGACTGTTCGCGGCCGGAGACCTCGCGACACCCGTGCGCGAGCTGTCCACCGGACAGCGGCGGAAGCTGGAACTGGCCCGCCTGGTCACCCGCCCCGTCGACCTGCTGCTGCTCGACGAGCCGACCAACCACCTGGCCCCCGGGCTCGTGGAGGAGCTGGACGCGGCCCTGGCGGGCTACCCCGGCACGCTGGTGATCGTCACCCACGACCGCCGGATCCGGGAAGGGTTCCGGGGCCGCCGGCTGGAACTGACGGCCCCGGTGGTGGCGAACGCCTAG
- the cobN gene encoding cobaltochelatase subunit CobN, whose product MRILLLSHSDTDLLSARAAGGPVEYRFANPSRLPAADLPGLLDDAGLVVVRLLGGVRAWQEGLDAIRAAGKPVVVLTGEQAPDAQLMAASTVPIGVATEAHAYLAHGGPDNLEQLARFLSDTVLLTGHGFEAPAAAPTWGPLERTPRTTTGPTVAVLYYRAHHMSGNTAFVGALCDAIEDTGAQALPLYVASLRAPEPELLDRLKGADAIVTTVLAAGGTKPAEAQAGGDEEAWDAGALAALDVPVLQALCLTGSRSAWEENDEGLSPLDAASQVAVPEFDGRLITVPFSFKEIDEDGLPAYVADAERAARVAGIAVRHARLRHIPNAEKKLALVLSAYPTKHSRIGNAVGLDTPASAVALLRRLRAEGYDFGPVEDIPGLVSGDGDELIYALIEAGGHDQDWLTEEQLAKNPVRIPAADYKRWYAELPAELREQVEEHWGPAPGEMFLDRSRNPEGDIVLAALRRGNLLVLIQPPRGFGENPIAIYHDPDLPPSHHYLAAYRWIAARAEDGGFGADAMVHLGKHGNLEWLPGKNAGLSAACGPDAALGDLPLVYPFLVNDPGEGTQAKRRVHATLVDHLVPPMARADSYGDIARLEQLLDEYAQISSMDPAKLPAIRAQIWTLIQAAKLDHDLGLEERPEDDGFDDFLLHVDGWLCEVKDAQIRDGLHVLGGAPTGEARVNLVLSILRARQIWGGTQALPGLREALGLDESAATRTTADEAEAKARELVEAMEAADWSPEAVATVAADHGRAVADILDFAARQVVPRLAATTDELTHAVHALNGGFVPAGPSGSPLRGLVNVLPTGRNFYSVDPKAVPSRLAWETGQALADSLLERYRTDNGDWPTSVGLSLWGTSAMRTAGDDVAEALALLGVRPVWDEASRRVNGLEAIPLAELGRPRVDVTLRISGFFRDAFPHVIGLLDDAVRLVAGLADESAEENYVRAHAQADLAAHGDERRATTRIFGSRPGTYGAGLLQLIDSRDWRTDADLAEVYTVWGGYAYGRGLDGRPAREEMETAYKRIAVAAKNTDTREHDIADSDDYFQYHGGMVATVRALTGTAPEAYIGDSTRPETVRTRTLVEETSRVFRARVVNPRWIEAMRRHGYKGAFELAATVDYLFGYDATTGVVADWMYDKLTQEYVLDPENQAFLKEANPWALHGIAERLLEAESRGMWEKPDPETLAALRQVFLETEGDLEGDD is encoded by the coding sequence ATGCGAATTCTGTTGCTGTCGCACTCCGACACCGACCTGCTCAGTGCCCGCGCGGCCGGCGGTCCGGTCGAGTACCGGTTCGCCAACCCCTCCCGGCTCCCCGCGGCCGACCTGCCCGGGCTGCTCGACGACGCCGGCCTCGTCGTCGTCCGCCTCCTCGGCGGCGTCCGCGCCTGGCAGGAGGGCCTCGACGCGATCCGCGCCGCCGGGAAGCCGGTCGTCGTGCTCACCGGCGAACAGGCCCCCGACGCCCAGCTCATGGCCGCCTCCACCGTGCCGATCGGAGTCGCCACCGAGGCGCACGCCTACCTGGCGCACGGCGGCCCGGACAACCTGGAGCAGCTGGCCCGGTTCCTGTCCGACACCGTCCTGCTGACCGGCCACGGCTTCGAGGCCCCGGCCGCCGCCCCGACCTGGGGCCCGCTGGAGCGCACCCCGCGCACCACCACCGGCCCGACCGTCGCCGTGCTCTACTACCGCGCCCACCACATGAGCGGGAACACCGCCTTCGTCGGCGCCCTGTGCGACGCGATCGAGGACACCGGCGCGCAGGCCCTGCCGCTGTACGTGGCCTCCCTGCGCGCCCCCGAGCCGGAGCTGCTCGACCGCCTGAAGGGCGCGGACGCGATCGTCACCACCGTTCTCGCGGCCGGCGGCACCAAGCCCGCCGAGGCGCAGGCCGGCGGGGACGAGGAGGCCTGGGACGCGGGCGCGCTCGCCGCCCTCGACGTCCCGGTGCTCCAGGCCCTGTGCCTGACCGGTTCGCGCTCCGCCTGGGAGGAGAACGACGAGGGCCTCTCGCCGCTGGACGCCGCCAGCCAGGTCGCCGTCCCCGAGTTCGACGGACGCCTGATCACCGTCCCGTTCTCCTTCAAGGAGATCGACGAGGACGGCCTGCCCGCGTACGTCGCCGACGCCGAGCGCGCGGCCCGCGTCGCCGGGATCGCGGTGCGCCACGCCCGTCTGCGGCACATCCCGAACGCCGAGAAGAAGCTCGCGCTGGTCCTCTCCGCGTACCCCACCAAGCACTCCCGCATCGGCAACGCGGTCGGCCTGGACACCCCCGCCTCCGCCGTCGCGCTGCTGCGCCGACTGCGCGCCGAGGGCTACGACTTCGGCCCGGTCGAGGACATCCCCGGCCTGGTCTCCGGCGACGGCGACGAGCTGATCTACGCCCTGATCGAGGCCGGCGGCCACGACCAGGACTGGCTCACCGAGGAGCAGCTGGCCAAGAACCCGGTCCGCATCCCGGCCGCCGACTACAAGCGCTGGTACGCCGAACTCCCCGCCGAGCTGCGCGAGCAGGTCGAGGAGCACTGGGGCCCGGCCCCCGGCGAGATGTTCCTGGACCGGTCCCGCAACCCGGAGGGCGACATCGTCCTCGCGGCGCTGCGCCGCGGGAACCTGCTGGTCCTCATCCAGCCGCCGCGCGGCTTCGGCGAGAACCCGATCGCGATCTACCACGACCCCGATCTGCCGCCCTCGCACCACTACCTGGCCGCCTACCGCTGGATCGCCGCCCGCGCCGAGGACGGCGGCTTCGGCGCCGACGCCATGGTGCACCTGGGCAAGCACGGCAACCTGGAGTGGCTGCCCGGCAAGAACGCGGGCCTGTCCGCCGCCTGTGGCCCGGACGCCGCGCTCGGCGACCTGCCGCTGGTCTACCCGTTCCTGGTCAACGACCCGGGCGAGGGCACCCAGGCCAAGCGCCGGGTGCACGCCACCCTCGTCGACCACCTCGTGCCGCCGATGGCGCGCGCCGACTCGTACGGCGACATCGCCCGCCTGGAGCAGCTGCTCGACGAGTACGCGCAGATCAGCAGCATGGACCCGGCGAAGCTGCCGGCCATCCGCGCCCAGATCTGGACGCTGATCCAGGCCGCCAAGCTCGACCACGACCTCGGCCTGGAGGAGCGGCCGGAGGACGACGGCTTCGACGACTTCCTGCTGCACGTCGACGGCTGGCTCTGCGAGGTCAAGGACGCCCAGATCCGCGACGGTCTGCACGTCCTCGGCGGCGCGCCGACCGGCGAGGCCCGGGTCAACCTGGTCCTGTCCATCCTGCGCGCCCGTCAGATCTGGGGCGGTACGCAGGCCCTGCCCGGCCTGCGCGAGGCGCTCGGCCTGGACGAGTCCGCCGCCACCCGCACCACCGCCGACGAGGCGGAGGCGAAGGCACGCGAGCTGGTCGAGGCCATGGAGGCCGCGGACTGGAGCCCGGAGGCCGTCGCGACGGTCGCCGCCGACCACGGTCGGGCGGTCGCGGACATCCTCGACTTCGCCGCCCGTCAGGTCGTGCCGCGCCTTGCCGCCACCACCGACGAGCTGACCCACGCCGTGCACGCCCTGAACGGCGGCTTCGTGCCGGCCGGCCCGTCCGGCTCGCCGCTGCGCGGCCTGGTCAACGTGCTGCCGACCGGCCGGAACTTCTACTCCGTCGACCCCAAGGCCGTGCCGTCCCGCCTCGCGTGGGAGACCGGCCAGGCGCTCGCCGACTCCCTCCTGGAGCGGTACCGCACCGACAACGGCGACTGGCCGACCTCGGTGGGCCTGTCCCTGTGGGGCACGAGCGCGATGCGCACCGCCGGCGACGACGTCGCCGAGGCGCTCGCCCTCCTCGGCGTCCGCCCGGTGTGGGACGAGGCGTCCCGCCGCGTCAACGGCCTCGAGGCCATCCCGCTCGCCGAGCTGGGCCGCCCCCGCGTCGACGTCACGCTGCGCATCTCCGGCTTCTTCCGGGACGCGTTCCCGCACGTCATCGGCCTGCTCGACGACGCCGTCCGGCTGGTCGCCGGGCTCGCGGACGAGTCCGCCGAGGAGAACTACGTCCGGGCCCACGCGCAGGCCGACCTGGCCGCGCACGGCGACGAGCGCCGCGCCACCACCCGCATCTTCGGCTCCCGTCCGGGCACGTACGGCGCGGGCCTGCTCCAGCTGATCGACTCCCGCGACTGGCGCACCGACGCCGACCTCGCCGAGGTGTACACGGTGTGGGGCGGCTACGCGTACGGCCGCGGCCTCGACGGCCGCCCGGCCCGCGAGGAGATGGAGACCGCGTACAAGCGGATCGCGGTGGCCGCGAAGAACACGGACACCCGCGAGCACGACATCGCCGACTCGGACGACTACTTCCAGTACCACGGCGGCATGGTCGCCACCGTCCGCGCGCTGACCGGCACCGCGCCCGAGGCGTACATCGGCGACTCGACCCGCCCCGAGACCGTCCGCACCCGCACCCTCGTCGAGGAGACCTCCCGGGTCTTCCGCGCCCGCGTGGTCAACCCGCGCTGGATCGAGGCGATGCGCCGGCACGGCTACAAGGGCGCGTTCGAGCTGGCGGCGACCGTCGACTACCTCTTCGGCTACGACGCCACGACGGGCGTCGTCGCCGACTGGATGTACGACAAGCTCACCCAGGAGTACGTCCTCGACCCGGAGAACCAGGCCTTCCTGAAGGAGGCCAACCCCTGGGCCCTGCACGGCATCGCGGAGCGCCTGCTCGAAGCCGAGTCCCGGGGCATGTGGGAGAAGCCGGACCCGGAGACCCTGGCCGCCCTGCGCCAGGTGTTCCTGGAGACCGAGGGCGACCTGGAGGGCGACGACTAG
- a CDS encoding cobalamin biosynthesis protein CobG, which produces MLAAMPPTPHTSPESGEPLIRDRGDACPGALRLHPADDGRLARLRLPAGRLTSRQVEVLAAAAESLGDGRITITSRGNAELRGLGDGCGAELAGLLTEAGLLPSAGHERIRNIVASPAAALDGLGHADVQLWARTLDALLCAEPWTAALSGRFLFVLDDGRGDVAGLGGDVTLIAGPGDAALLYVGGRAFRLAASDAPRAALAAADAFLRVAQAAGNGAWRVRELPEGHVPDLPAAVARARVDAEPVPVPPPVPNGAPPAPGGLGERAGYALAPLGRLSSAQLRALLPADEVRLTPWRGAVVVGPDAVARLPELAAAGLIVRPDSPWAGVSACTGRPGCAKSLADVRADAAPGVPGLPVHYSGCERRCGHPHGDWVDVLAAEGGGYLVDGVPVPRTSLPEAVATARTTR; this is translated from the coding sequence ATGCTCGCCGCCATGCCGCCCACCCCACACACCTCGCCCGAGTCGGGCGAACCTCTCATAAGGGACCGAGGCGACGCCTGCCCCGGGGCGCTGCGCCTGCACCCCGCCGACGACGGGCGTCTGGCCCGACTGCGCCTGCCCGCAGGTCGCCTGACGTCGCGTCAGGTCGAGGTCCTGGCCGCCGCGGCCGAGTCGCTGGGCGACGGGCGGATCACGATCACCTCGCGCGGCAACGCGGAGCTGCGCGGCCTCGGCGACGGCTGCGGGGCGGAACTGGCCGGGCTGCTGACGGAGGCGGGCCTGCTGCCCTCCGCCGGCCACGAACGCATCCGGAACATCGTCGCCTCCCCGGCCGCCGCGCTCGACGGACTCGGCCACGCGGACGTGCAGTTGTGGGCCCGGACGCTGGACGCGCTGCTGTGCGCGGAGCCCTGGACGGCGGCCCTGTCCGGCCGTTTCCTCTTCGTCCTGGACGACGGCCGCGGGGACGTGGCGGGGCTCGGCGGCGATGTGACCTTGATCGCAGGACCGGGGGACGCCGCCCTGCTGTACGTCGGCGGCCGGGCGTTCCGCCTCGCGGCCTCGGACGCGCCACGAGCCGCGCTCGCGGCCGCGGACGCGTTTCTGCGGGTCGCGCAGGCCGCCGGGAACGGCGCCTGGCGCGTACGGGAGCTGCCCGAAGGGCACGTACCCGACCTCCCCGCCGCCGTCGCGCGCGCCCGGGTGGACGCCGAGCCCGTGCCCGTACCGCCTCCGGTCCCGAACGGCGCGCCGCCTGCCCCCGGCGGGCTGGGGGAGCGCGCCGGGTACGCGCTCGCGCCGCTCGGGCGACTGTCCTCGGCCCAACTGCGGGCGCTGCTGCCCGCCGACGAGGTGCGGCTGACGCCGTGGCGCGGGGCGGTCGTGGTGGGCCCGGACGCCGTCGCACGGCTGCCGGAACTCGCCGCCGCCGGACTGATCGTCCGTCCCGACTCCCCCTGGGCCGGCGTCAGCGCCTGCACCGGGCGGCCCGGCTGCGCCAAGTCCCTGGCGGACGTCCGCGCCGACGCGGCGCCCGGCGTCCCCGGCCTCCCCGTCCACTACTCCGGCTGCGAGCGCCGCTGCGGACACCCGCACGGCGACTGGGTCGACGTGCTCGCCGCCGAGGGCGGCGGCTACCTGGTGGACGGCGTCCCCGTCCCCCGTACCTCCCTGCCCGAAGCCGTCGCCACGGCCCGCACAACGAGATGA
- a CDS encoding precorrin-8X methylmutase produces MSESTRMFDYEKDGAEIYRQSFATIRAEADLAGLPADVSQVAVRMIHACGMTDLVRDLAYSPGVVAKARAALQAGAPILCDAQMVASGVTRKRLPADNEVLCALSDPTVPELAAKLGTTRSAAALEVLRDRLEGSVVAIGNAPTALFHLLEMIAKGAPKPAAVLGIPVGFIGAAESKDALAASELGLEYLVVRGRRGGSAMTAAAINALAHEAEIQA; encoded by the coding sequence ATGAGCGAGAGCACCAGGATGTTCGACTACGAGAAGGACGGGGCGGAGATCTACCGCCAGTCCTTTGCCACGATCCGCGCCGAGGCGGATCTCGCCGGCCTGCCCGCCGACGTGAGCCAGGTCGCGGTACGGATGATCCACGCCTGCGGCATGACCGACCTCGTCCGGGACCTCGCCTACTCACCCGGTGTCGTCGCGAAGGCCCGCGCCGCCCTGCAGGCTGGCGCGCCGATCCTGTGCGACGCGCAGATGGTCGCAAGCGGCGTGACCCGCAAGCGGCTGCCCGCCGACAACGAGGTGCTCTGCGCACTGTCCGACCCGACGGTGCCGGAGCTGGCCGCGAAGCTGGGCACGACCCGCAGCGCCGCCGCCCTCGAAGTGCTGCGGGACCGCCTCGAAGGCTCGGTCGTCGCCATCGGCAACGCGCCCACCGCGCTCTTCCACCTGCTGGAGATGATCGCCAAGGGCGCGCCGAAGCCCGCCGCCGTCCTCGGCATCCCGGTGGGCTTCATCGGCGCCGCCGAGTCGAAGGACGCGCTCGCGGCGAGCGAACTCGGCCTGGAGTACCTGGTCGTACGGGGCCGGCGCGGCGGCAGCGCCATGACCGCGGCGGCGATCAACGCCCTCGCGCACGAAGCGGAGATCCAGGCATGA
- a CDS encoding precorrin-2 C(20)-methyltransferase: MSGKLYGVGLGPGDPNLMTVAAVKAIAAADVVAYHSARHGRSIARSIAAEHIREDHIEERLMYPLTVETTDHPGGYRGALNDFYEEASARLAAHLDAGRTVAVLAEGDPLFYGSYQHMHKRLADRYDTEVIPGVTSVSAAAARLGEPLCEAEEVLTIVPGTLPEDELTARLAGTDSAVVMKLGRTFPAVRRALERAGRLEDARYVERATMAGERTGRLADVDPESVPYFSVAVLPSRIDQEPRVREVGEVTVVGTGPAGAPWLTPESRGALVNADVLVGYTTYLDRVPVLRPGQIRHGSDNKVESERAEFALDLARRGRKVAVVSGGDPGVFAMATAVLEVACEPEYADVPVRVLPGVTAANAAAAAAGAPLGHDYATISLSDRLKPWDVIEARLRAAASADLVIALYNPGSRSRTHQVAAARDLLLEIRSPQTPVVVARDVGGPEQSVRVVTLKTLEPSEVDMRTLLLIGSSQTRAVERGDGRTIAWTPRRYG; the protein is encoded by the coding sequence ATGAGCGGAAAGCTGTACGGGGTCGGGCTCGGCCCCGGCGACCCGAACCTGATGACCGTGGCCGCCGTGAAGGCCATCGCCGCCGCCGACGTCGTCGCGTACCACTCGGCGCGGCACGGCCGCTCCATAGCGCGCTCGATCGCCGCGGAGCACATCCGCGAGGACCACATCGAGGAGCGGCTGATGTACCCGCTCACGGTGGAGACCACCGACCACCCCGGCGGCTACCGGGGCGCGCTGAACGACTTCTACGAGGAGGCGTCGGCCCGGCTCGCCGCGCACCTCGACGCGGGCCGCACGGTCGCCGTGCTCGCCGAGGGCGACCCGCTGTTCTACGGCTCGTACCAGCACATGCACAAGCGCCTCGCGGACCGCTACGACACCGAGGTCATCCCCGGTGTCACCTCGGTCAGCGCGGCGGCCGCCCGGCTTGGGGAGCCGCTGTGCGAGGCCGAGGAGGTGCTGACGATCGTCCCCGGCACGCTGCCGGAGGACGAGCTGACGGCCCGTCTGGCCGGCACGGACTCGGCGGTCGTGATGAAGCTCGGCCGGACCTTCCCGGCGGTCAGGCGTGCCCTGGAGCGGGCCGGCCGGCTGGAGGACGCGCGGTACGTGGAGCGCGCCACGATGGCGGGCGAGCGGACCGGCCGGCTCGCGGACGTGGACCCGGAGTCCGTGCCGTACTTCTCGGTGGCCGTGCTGCCGTCCCGGATCGACCAGGAGCCTCGCGTACGGGAGGTGGGCGAGGTCACCGTCGTCGGCACCGGCCCCGCCGGCGCGCCGTGGCTCACCCCCGAGTCGCGCGGCGCGCTCGTCAACGCCGACGTCCTGGTCGGCTACACCACCTACCTGGACCGGGTGCCGGTGCTCCGCCCCGGGCAGATCCGGCACGGCTCCGACAACAAGGTCGAGTCGGAGCGCGCCGAGTTCGCCCTCGACCTGGCCCGGCGCGGCCGGAAGGTCGCGGTGGTGTCCGGCGGCGACCCGGGCGTCTTCGCCATGGCGACGGCGGTCCTGGAGGTCGCCTGCGAGCCGGAGTACGCGGACGTGCCGGTGCGGGTACTGCCCGGCGTGACGGCCGCGAACGCCGCCGCCGCGGCGGCGGGCGCGCCGCTCGGCCACGACTACGCGACGATCTCGCTGTCCGACCGGCTCAAGCCCTGGGACGTCATCGAGGCCCGGCTGCGCGCCGCCGCCTCCGCCGACCTGGTCATCGCCCTCTACAACCCGGGCTCCAGGTCCCGTACGCACCAGGTGGCGGCGGCTCGTGACCTGCTCCTGGAGATCCGCTCGCCGCAGACCCCGGTGGTCGTGGCGCGGGACGTCGGCGGGCCGGAGCAGTCGGTGCGGGTGGTGACGCTGAAGACGCTGGAGCCGTCCGAGGTCGACATGCGCACGCTGCTGCTGATCGGCTCGTCGCAGACGCGGGCGGTGGAGCGGGGCGACGGCCGGACGATCGCCTGGACGCCGCGCCGGTACGGCTGA
- a CDS encoding fibronectin type III domain-containing protein codes for MTRNRLGAAALTAALATAGGLLTATPASAVTCTSPVWTAQYFANTSFSGTPKLTACDSAIAENMGSGDPAGVTLPNDNFSIRWQLTRDFGSGGPFTFNAATQDGMRVYVDGVRKIDLWKNVSTTARKTLDLSIPAGKHTIRVDYVAWTGYAYAGFTYAPRTATGVDTVKPLYPTGLTATYNTTTLKTTLRWAANKEMDLAGYRVYRRLSTAQWAKVSGTSLLTTPTFVDTPPTTGQTYLYEVRAVDKAGNESAGSLDVTAKTADLTGPVAPTGLTVSVGDGWWATLNWQAVSDAAKYEVYASSAATGPFELLGSTTTATYRADAPANTTRYYRVRALDALGNPGAYATVTSDGVDRMPPGAPTGVYAGAVPGATSVSWTAPGGGWYEDWDNGGHYRVYRSPGKTFDPAARTQVTCDEEQSNEASNRGTCVDLGMPMNTYVTYAVTAVDPGGNESAYSTPVVVRTGDTVAPGPVTGVKVTPRADGMVVSWAASPEDDIDEYVVWKGVREADGTVKWLGPDSCWDNPSNPLATLCGDLPDGTKHVYAVVAVDRWNNKLHPSDPKVTVVEATELDVRPSVTVTKNWTLGALGHGTTITTRPTVTWKCTDTAVCDTVAGYRVSRWNPAAGAYQPQHEGLLPTTTGMWEDATATKQNTYFYTLEAVTADGTVVGTYPWYSIFRDWV; via the coding sequence ATGACTCGTAACCGCCTGGGAGCGGCAGCCCTGACGGCCGCCCTCGCCACGGCCGGCGGTCTGCTGACCGCCACCCCGGCTTCCGCCGTCACCTGCACCTCTCCGGTCTGGACGGCGCAGTACTTCGCGAACACCTCGTTCAGCGGCACCCCGAAGCTGACCGCGTGCGACTCGGCCATCGCCGAGAACATGGGCAGCGGCGACCCGGCCGGCGTCACGCTCCCGAACGACAACTTCTCCATCCGCTGGCAGCTCACCCGCGACTTCGGCTCCGGCGGCCCGTTCACCTTCAACGCGGCGACGCAGGACGGCATGCGCGTCTACGTCGACGGCGTGCGCAAGATCGACCTGTGGAAGAACGTCTCCACCACCGCCCGCAAGACGCTCGACCTGAGCATCCCGGCCGGCAAGCACACCATCCGCGTGGACTACGTCGCCTGGACCGGCTACGCGTACGCCGGGTTCACCTACGCCCCGCGCACCGCGACCGGCGTCGACACCGTCAAGCCGCTGTACCCCACCGGTCTCACCGCCACGTACAACACCACGACGCTGAAGACCACGCTGCGCTGGGCCGCCAACAAGGAGATGGACCTCGCCGGGTACCGCGTGTACCGCCGGCTGAGCACCGCCCAGTGGGCCAAGGTCAGCGGCACCTCGCTGCTCACCACCCCGACCTTCGTCGACACCCCGCCCACGACCGGCCAGACGTACCTCTACGAGGTCCGCGCCGTCGACAAGGCCGGCAACGAGTCCGCCGGAAGCCTCGACGTGACGGCGAAGACCGCGGACCTCACGGGCCCGGTGGCCCCGACGGGTCTCACGGTCTCCGTCGGCGACGGGTGGTGGGCCACCCTGAACTGGCAGGCCGTTTCCGACGCGGCGAAGTACGAGGTGTACGCCTCGTCCGCGGCCACCGGCCCGTTCGAGCTGCTCGGCTCGACCACCACGGCGACCTACCGGGCCGACGCGCCCGCGAACACGACGCGGTACTACCGGGTCCGCGCCCTCGACGCGCTCGGCAACCCGGGGGCGTACGCGACGGTCACCAGTGACGGCGTCGACCGGATGCCGCCGGGGGCCCCGACCGGCGTGTACGCCGGCGCCGTTCCCGGCGCCACCTCCGTGTCCTGGACCGCGCCCGGCGGCGGCTGGTACGAGGACTGGGACAACGGCGGGCACTACCGCGTGTACCGCTCGCCCGGCAAGACCTTCGACCCTGCCGCCCGCACCCAGGTGACCTGCGACGAGGAGCAGAGCAACGAGGCGAGCAACAGAGGCACATGCGTCGACCTGGGCATGCCCATGAACACGTACGTGACGTACGCCGTGACCGCGGTGGACCCGGGCGGCAACGAGTCGGCGTACTCCACACCGGTCGTCGTCCGCACGGGCGACACCGTGGCGCCCGGCCCGGTCACCGGCGTGAAGGTCACCCCGCGCGCCGACGGCATGGTGGTGAGCTGGGCCGCCTCGCCCGAGGACGACATCGACGAGTACGTGGTGTGGAAGGGCGTCCGGGAGGCCGACGGCACGGTCAAGTGGCTCGGCCCCGACAGCTGCTGGGACAACCCGAGCAACCCGCTCGCGACCCTCTGCGGCGATCTGCCGGACGGCACGAAGCACGTCTACGCGGTGGTCGCCGTGGACCGCTGGAACAACAAGCTGCACCCGAGCGACCCGAAGGTCACCGTCGTCGAGGCCACCGAGCTCGACGTCCGGCCGTCCGTGACCGTCACCAAGAACTGGACGCTCGGCGCGCTGGGCCACGGCACGACGATCACGACCCGGCCGACCGTCACCTGGAAGTGCACCGACACCGCGGTCTGCGACACGGTCGCCGGCTACCGGGTCAGCCGGTGGAACCCGGCCGCCGGGGCGTACCAGCCGCAGCACGAGGGGCTGCTGCCGACCACGACCGGGATGTGGGAGGACGCCACGGCGACGAAGCAGAACACGTACTTCTACACGCTGGAGGCCGTGACGGCCGACGGCACCGTGGTGGGCACGTACCCCTGGTACAGCATCTTCCGGGACTGGGTCTGA